The following are from one region of the Hypanus sabinus isolate sHypSab1 chromosome 14, sHypSab1.hap1, whole genome shotgun sequence genome:
- the LOC132404488 gene encoding cyclin-O, translated as MVANDAMSEGLSLQPVRSQFSPTKGKRQTRVNDDVTPEERAETFPDCARAPIKRPKYPRYRKQCSVSSGCDSGICTDESPCSSPSDTASGSPTIRSSCSFDGLATQLDWQIFREHGEDYYKFKRESEKKFHPRNCLARQPQVTADDRCKLVSWLIPVHRYFNFSFESLCLAVNIMDRFLQTTPVASDCFQLVGVTSLLLACKQVEVYPPKIKQLLSLCCDAFSREQLCNLECIILLRLNFELTAPSVDFFLEYFTKKTLQRQPLDSRVVRTARLARRLVEISLADYSFNGYPPSLLAISAFSLADRMLHPGEGIDLEFSGYPPKVLEDCVETLELLVALNKESLACLQNPEPTNNRFNTEL; from the exons ATGGTTGCAAACGACGCTATGAGCGAAGGGCTTTCTCTGCAGCCAGTGCGGAGTCAGTTCAGCCCGACTAAAGGAAAGCGCCAGACCCGGGTGAATGACGATGTTACACCTGAAGAGAGGGCTGAGACATTCCCTGACTGTGCAAGAGCCCCGATTAAAAGACCCAAATATCCAAGATACAGGAAGCAGTGTAGCGTTTCCAGTGGATGTGATAGTGGCATTTGTACTGACGAGTCACCTTGTTCGAGCCCTTCTGATACAGCGAGCGGTAGCCCCACAATTCGAAGTAGCTGCTCCTTTGATGGGCTCGCCACTCAGCTTGATTGGCAGATTTTCAGAGAACATGGGGAGGATTATTACAAGTTTAAACGAGAATCCGAGAAGAAATTCCATCCCCGGAACTGTTTGGCTCGGCAGCCTCAG GTAACTGCAGATGACCGGTGTAAACTCGTTAGCTGGCTGATTCCAGTTCACAGATACTTTAACTTTTCTTTTGAATCGCTGTGCCTCGCTGTAAACATAATGGATCGTTTCCTTCAAACAACACCCGTGGCTTCAGATTGTTTCCAACTCGTTGGAGTAACCTCGCTGCTTCTTGCGTGTAAACAA GTTGAAGTTTACCCCCCTAAGATCAAGCAGCTGctgtctctgtgctgtgatgCTTTTTCTCGGGAGCAGCTGTGCAACTTGGAGTGCATCATCTTGCTCAGGCTCAACTTCGAGCTGACCGCACCTAGCGTGGACTTCTTCTTGGAGTATTTCACAAAGAAAACCCTGCAGCGCCAACCGCTAGACAGCAGGGTTGTCAGGACTGCCAGGCTGGCCAGGCGCCTCGTCGAGATCAGTTTGGCCGATTACTCTTTCAACGGGTATCCGCCCTCCCTGCTGGCTATCTCTGCCTTCAGCCTGGCCGATCGGATGTTACATCCCGGCGAAGGGATCGACCTGGAGTTCAGCGGTTACCCGCCCAAAGTGCTGGAAGACTGTGTGGAGACACTGGAGTTACTGGTGGCTTTGAACAAGGAGTCACTGGCATGCTTGCAGAATCCTGAACCGACAAATAATCGATTCAACACTGAATTATGA